The genomic window GCGTCTCGGCGGTGTCCGACCAGTCGGCGTAGGCCGCGGGGCTCGGTGGTTGCTCGGCCGTCGCCCAGTTCTGGATCAGCGGGAGGATCAACCGGACGTCGCGTCGCTTCGCGGCGGCGATCACGTAGTCGAGGTGCTCGAACCACTCCTCGCGCAGGTTGCCGGGGCCGGCGTGGACGGAAGCGTCGGTCCAGCCGGGGGTGAAGGCCCAGGTCCTGACGACCGAGACGCCGCGATCGGCGACGTAGTCCAGCCACCGGTCGACGTAGGACTCGCCCCACTGCGCGACCGGGAGGTGATTCGAGTTCGCGCCGAGGAACCGGTACGTCGACCCCTCGAGGACGAAGTCCGTTCCCTCGGTCTCGACGAACGACGCGGGATACCGCTCGACGGCGACTGTCGTCGATCCCCGATCGCGGATCTCGCCGGCGGTGCTCGCGCTCGCAGCGACCTCGTGGTCGCCGACGGCGTCGAACGCGTGCTCGACGGATACCGTCTCGCTGGCGCCCGGCGCGACCGACACCGACTTCGAATCGAGAACCTCGCCGTCGACCGCCACCTGGACGTCGACGTCCGCGGTCGCGTCGCCGTCGTTTCGTACGTCGACGGACGTCGTCGCCGGGCGCGTCTGGCGCACCGTTGCCGGCTCGAGGTCGATCGACGCGATACGTGGTTCCGGCGTCCCGTCGTCGCCGCTTCCGGTGTCGCCTGTCGAGCCGTCGGCCACGTCTCCCGAATCTTCCTGGGCCGATCCCTCGCCGTCCGTCGACGAATCCCCGTCGCTCCCGCTACAGCCGGCGAGTGCCGTCGCGGCGACGGCAGCGAGGTACGCACGCCGACGGAGCGGCCGCTTCGAAGCGCCACGTCCCCCGGTACGGTCTCCAGTCACGCGGGTTGCTATCGGCCAGTTTCTGAAAACGATTCGGGCCGTCCCGGGGTCGTCACGAACGGGCGGTCGAGCGAACCGGGGACGAACCCCCGCGAACACTTTTCCCCCGAGCGCACCCCACCATCGACTATGGCCGCAATCCGCACCGAGGACCTCACCAAACGCTACGGAGACGTCGTCGGCATCGAGGACGTCTCGCTCACCGTCGAGGAGGGCGAAGTGTTCGGCTACCTCGGCCCGAACGGCGCGGGCAAGACCACGACGATCCGCGCCCTCCTCGGGTTCATCACGCCCACGAGCGGTTCCGGCGAGGTCCTCGGCGCGGACATCTCCGATCCCACCGCCCTCCGCGAGGCCAGAGCCGACGTCGGCTTCCTCCCCTCGGTGATGGGCTTTCCCGAGGAGGTCACCGGACGGCGCTACCTCGATCACCAGGCCCGGATCCTCGGCGACGAGCGACGAGACGAACTCCTCGAACTGTTCGATCCGCCGCTCGACCGGGCGATCGAGGAGTACTCGACGGGGAACCTGCGGATGCTCGGGATCGTCCGGGCGTTCATGCACGACCCCGACCTCGTGATCCTCGACGAGCCCACCTCCGGGCTCGACCCGCTGAAGCAGTCCCACTTCAACGCGTTCGTCCGGGGGGAGGTCGCCGACGGCACCACGGTGTTCTTCTCCTCGCACGTGCTCGGCGAGGTCCGGCAGGTCTGCGATCGCGTGGGGATCTTGCGCGGTGGCCGCCTCGTCACCGTCGAGCCCGTCGACGAACTGCTCCACCGCGGCGGCAAGCGAGTTCGCGTCGTGACCGACGAGCCCGATCGGGTCGGCGCGGGCCTCGACGGCGCCGTCGAGCGGACCGTCCACGACGGCGAGGTCCAGTTCACCTACGCCGGGGACTACCAGGCGCTCCTCCACCACCTCGCCGCCCTCGACTCCGTCCAGGACGTCGAGATCGCGGAGCCGCCGCTCGAGGACGTCTTCTTGCACTTCTACGGCGAGGAGAACGAGATCGGAGCAGAAGCCGCGACCGTTGCGGATCCAGCACCTGCCGGGACCGCCACCGGTACGGAGGGCGACGATGTCTGAGCGCGCGACCGATCGGTCCACTCGTCCGACGCTCGAGATCGCGCGCTTCGACGCCGGCCGACGCCTCAAGGGCTCGTTCGCGCTCTCCGTCGGGATCGCCTTCTTCGCGCTCCTCTTCACCTCCTTCTTCCCCTCCGTCGAGCAGATCGACGTCGAGGAGTACACCGAGGCGATGCCGGAGCTGTTCCGGGAGCTGTTCAACATCCAGGCGATGACCTCGGTCGAGGGGTTCCTCGCCGTCGAGGTATACCAGTTCATCTGGGTCCTCCTGCTCCCGCTGTACGTCGCCTACCTCGGCGCCGGGATCGTCGCGGGGGACGCCGACCGCGACCGGCTCGACGTCCTGCTCTCGCTGCCCGTCTCGCGCAGCCGGCTCCTCGCCGGCAAATCGGCAGCGCTCGCGCCGGTCATCGTCCTCCCCAACGTCATCGTTCCGCCGGTCGTCTACGTCGGCGTCCTCGCCCTCGGCGAGTCGATCGATCCCATGGCGCTCGTCGCCGTCCACGCGCTCTCGGTCCCCTTCTTCCTCGCTTGCGGGGCGATCGGCGTCCTCGCGTCCGTGATCGTCCTCGACGGCGACCTCGCGCGCCGGGTCGCCCTCGCAGCGATCTTCGCACTCTACCTCCTCGAGTCCCTGTCGGTCGTCGCCGAGCAGGACTGGATCGGGGCGATCAGCCCGATGCGGTACTACGATCCCACTGAGATCATGGTCGACGGCGCGTACGACCTCGTCGGCGTCGCGGCGCTCCTCGCGATCGCCGGCGTTGCCCTGGGAATCGCGACAGTTCGATTCCAGCGCGTGGACGCGCCCTGACGCGATACCGACTCGCCGCACCGTAGCTACGCTGGGTCGTCACCAGCCTCGATCGAGACGCGCTGTAGCGGGCTCTGGAGCGTCAGGATCCGAACGTCGCCCCACGGTAGACCACGTAGCCACAGAATACGCCGAGATAGAACACCGCGAGCACCGCCGTCAGCAGCGATCGGCCCAGGAGGACGATCAGCACGATCACGACCGGCCCGAGGAGCAAGAGGGAGTCGAACACGCGGTCGTCCGCACCAGATTCGAACACCTGCGAAACCACCGGAAGATCGTCGAGATTCACGCGTACAACCCACCTCGCTGGAACACGGTGCGGAGCATCACGAGCACCGGGATGATTTCGAGTCGACCGATCCACATGTGGAAGAGGAACGTGACTTTCCCGATCGTCGGCAGCGAATCGGGGCCAGTAATGCCACTGGAGAGCCCGACGTTCCCCTGCGCACTGGCCACCTCGAAGAAGACGTTTGGCAGCGTATAGTCGTCCGCAGGAAGCGCGAGGAGTAGCACGAACGTGCCGACGACGAGGAACGTGACCCAGAGGACGAAGACGATCGCTGCTTCCATGAACTCTCGACTCGACGCTTCGTCGTTCAGCCGACGGCCGTTGATAACCAAGCGGCGCACTGCACTCTCCGGGTAGAAGACCTCTGAGATCTGATACCGGATGCCCTTCGCGAGCGTCAGTCCACGGATGATCTTGATCCCGCCAACGGTCGATCCAGCGGCCCCGCCGACGAACATGCCGAACGTAACCGTAAGCTGGGCGTAGGATGGCCACCGGCCGATCGCCACGTTCGTCGCGTCGACGGCCGTCTGGAAGCCCGTACACGTGGCCGCCGAGACGAACTGGAACAGGCCATAGCGGAGCGCTGCGAAGGGAGTCTCGTAGGGACCCGCGAAGTAGAGCAAGCCCCACAGCAGCGCCGACCCGGTGCTCATGTAGAGAAAGACCCATCGCGTCTGCAGATCGCTGTAGAAGTTGCGGAGGTCTCCCTGGAGAATGAGGTAGTGGACGGGGAACGCGATGCTCCCGAGGAGCATGATGGGGATGAGCGCGAAGTCGATGGCGACGCTGTCGTAGGTCGCGATCGAGTTGTCGGTGATCGAGAACCCGCCCGTCGAGAGCCCCGTCATCGCGTGATTGATCGCGCCCCAGATCGGCATCCCCGCCAGCCACAGCGTGAGGATAGCGCCGAAGGTGAAGAGGATGAAGATCCACCAGATCGTTCGGACCGTCGAAACGACGCTGGGATGGATCTTCTCCGATCGCGCCTCGCTTTCGTAGAGCGTCAGCGACCCACTGCCGGGCCGTGAGAGGATCGCCGTCGTGAGCACGATCACGCCGACGCCACCGACCCACTCGCTGAAGGTCCGCCACCACTGGAGCGTCCGCGGCAGCGCACTTTCGTCGTCTGTCATCGTGAGTCCGGTGCCGGTGAACCCGCTCATGCTCTCGAAGATCGCGTTGAGTGGATTCGTGAACGCCGCCAGCGTTGCGGTCTGCTGTGGGGTCGAGACGATCGGCACGCCGAGTTCGACGCTCCACGCGACGAGCAGGAACGGAAGTGAGCCGAAGAGGCCGACGAAGAGCCAGCCCGCCGCGGCCACGATCATGCCGTGGAGCCGGCCCGGTGCATCCGCGCTCCTGTATCGGCGGTAGAGGAACCGGCCGATACCCAGTGGGACGACTGCAGAGACGAGCAATGCGGGGAGGGCGAAGTACTCTCCCCAGGCGAGCGTGACGAGAACCGAGACGATCATGAGGCCGCCGAGCGCCTCCAGTATCCGTCCAACGTCTCTCCCGATCGTCGCAGCTGCTCCGCTCATGCGCCTGTCGAGCGACCGCGCTGCATTCTGTCGAGGGTTCCCACGTTCGACATTGTCAGATCACTCGGCGTGGTCCTCGTAGTGGCCGAAAATATCGGTGATCTCTGGATCGGCCCCAACGGCGGAATACACCGTCAAGAGATCCCCCGATTCGAACGTGATCCCTCCACGGGGCGTGATCGGCTGATCGACGCCCGATCGTTCGATCGCTACGACGAGCATGTCGTCGGTGAGGATGCCATCGGCGGCTGCTTCTTCTATCGTCTTCCCAACGATGGGCGCGTTCTCCGTGACGGTGATCTCGAACACCTCTGCGTCTTCCCCGATTCGCATGTAATCGACGATCGCGGGGCGGGCGACTGCCCGGTAGAGGTACTCGGCGATGAGCTCCTGTGGATTTTCCATGGTATTGACGCCGATCTGCTTGAACAGGCCCATGTGCTCGGGGTTGTGAACGACCGAGAGGATCGACGGGACCTCGAACTCCTGGGCCAGCAGACAGACCATGATGTTCGTCGCGTCCTGATCGGTCGTCGAGATGAGGGCGTCTGCCCTGTCCGCTCCTGCGTCTTCGAGCGTGTCCTTCGTCGTCGCGTTGTCGTTGAGAACGAGGCAGTCGAAATCGTCTGCTGCTCGATTCGCACGAGCCTCGTCCTTCTCGATCACGACGACCTCGTTTCCGGATCGCGTCGCGATGTCGATCAGTGGCGTACCGATGTCGCCTGCTCCAACGATAATGATGTACATGGATAATCACACCGCCAGTCGCTGTGAAATCGCCTGCCGTATCGACGTTGGTGAGCGTTCCTGACCGCGAGCCATCACCACGGTTCGGTTCACGTTGGCACCGATCGTCTCGGGCAGTGATCCGAACACCGCCTGTGAGACTGCGCCGGAGCGCGTCGCCCCGACGCAGACAGTGTCGTACTCGTCGGCAGCGTCGATAATCGCCCGTTCAGTGTCCTCCGCGACGATCACCTCCGTCCGGACGGTGGCGTCCGCAATATCCGCGGCCTCGATGACGTCGTCGATGATCGCCTCACCTCGGTCGGTGGGCGATTCCGCCTCGTCCTCCGCAGGTGATTGGACGTTGAGGAGCGTGAGTGAGGCGTCCTCCGCCGCTGCAGCGAACTCCGCGGCACGACGAGCCGCGACGGACGCGTGTGGCCCTTCGCCCGCGAGGACCATGATGTCCCCACGTCCACGGCCTCCCTCGGGCCCGAGTTTGACGAGCGTCGTGTCACACGGTGCGCGACCGACGACCGGATCGATCGTCGATCCGAGGACGTGCTCACGTCGGCTCTGTGTTCCTTGCCAGCCGAGGAGCACGTGATCCGCATTCTCCTCCTCGATGACGTCGAGGATCACCGAGCCAGCGTTCCGGCCGACGATCGCCCGCGTTTGCAACCCGACGTCGAGGTCGGCAGCGATGTCCCGTGCCGTCTCCAGCAGTTCCTGCTGGCGCTGGACCCGCTCCTCCTCGAACGCGAGGTCCTGCGACAGCGACGTCTGCCGAGGGACCTCGATGACGTTCACTGCGATCAACTCCGCCTGCTCGTCTTCGTGGGCGTGGGCGCTTGCGGCAGCCATCCGAAGCAGGTCCCGTTCCGTCTCGGGATTTGCTATCGGAACCACGACGCGATAGCGTCCCGTGCCGTCGCCGACTGCGGTCGGTTCCGGGGCGATTGCGTCACCGACGAGACTCCTGCTGGGCGCTCGGTCACTCGCATAGACGAAGTACCAGACGACGCCGAACGCGACGATAACGGCCCCGATGGCCTGCACGACGACGCTCATCTGCACCAGGATCGCCAAACAGGCGACGAACCCCACGATCGGGACGATCGGGTAGAGCAGCCGCGGAATTTTGAAGGCCGGATCGTACGCCTCCGGGTCGGCGCGCCGGAGGACCACGACGGCGACGTGAACCAGCGCGTACGTCACGAGATACATGAAACTCGCCACCTCTGCGAGCGTATCGATTCCCACACCGACCGCGATCAGCAGCAGCGTGATGATCCCGGTAGCGGTGATCGCGCGGTAGGGCGTTCGGAACCGCTCGTGGACTTCGTTGAGCCAGTCGACGAGGATGCGATCGCGTCCCATGGCGAAATTGACGCGAGCCGCGGACAGGATACTGGCATTCGCACTCGATACCGTTGCGAGCACCGCTCCCACGATCATCAACAGTGCGCCGAAGGACTCGGCTGCTGATGGAGAGATATCGACGAATGGAATCCGGGAGACGCCCGTTGCCAGTGGCGAAAAGATATTCTCGGCTACGTCTGCCACCGGAATCTGCGAGGAGGAGAGCGCGTCGATCGAGAGCGTTCCTGTCGCCACGAACATCACGCCGACGTACATCAACGTCGGCGTGACCACGGCGGCGATCATCGCAAGGGGGAGATTCCGGCTCGGATTCTTGATCTCTTCTGCGCTGGTCGCGATGACCTCGAATCCGATGAACGTCACGTAGACCGTACCGATCGTCGCGGCGACCGCTGGCCAGCCGTTCGGATTGAACTCCTGATAGCTCGGGCCACTGATAAACCCGAGCGCCAGAAATGCGAAAATGAGTCCGACCAGCGTGAGCACGATGACGTTCTGCAGTGCGCCCGTCTCCTTTACGCCGTAGTAGTTGACCGCCGTCAGGAGTGCTGCCATGACGAGGGCGGCGACCGTGATCCCCAGTTCTCCCCACCCTGCCAGGAACCCGACGTACTGGCCGAGACCCGGGAGGAGGTACTGGCCGAACCCGATCATGTAGAAGGCGCTCGCGAACGTCAATCCCGCCCACATTCCCCAGCCGACGATGCTTCCGAAAAAGGGGCCAAGCGCCCGGTTGACGTAGTAGTAGCTTCCGCCGGCTTTCGGCATTCCGGTCGCTAGCTCCGACAGCGAGAGCGCGGCCAGGAGCGACACCAGTCCGCCAGCAAAGAACGAAACCATGCTCGCTGGGCCAGCCTGTTCGGCAGCGATACTCGGGAGGACGAAGATGCCCGCACCGATCATCGTCCCGAGGCCGATCGTGTAGGCCTCCAGGAACCCGAGGTCGCGGGCGAGTTCCTGATCCGCTTCACTCATCGATCGTCACCTCTCGTCGTCGACGGCTCGCCTTCCCCGATGATCGAACGGTCGTTTCTTTCATGCTTCGTCGTCCCCTTCGGGAAGGGCGATTACCGGCCGATCCGCTTCGGTGACGAGCTTGAGAGCCGTGTCGCCGGAGAGGAACTGGACGATCCGGCTACCGCCTCGCGGGCGGAACGCGATCGCGCTCGCCTGGACGTCGGCGGCAGTGTCGACAGTCGCTCCGACGACGTCTCGGTGGTAGACCAGCTCCGTCGCTGCGTTCGGGATGGTTTCTCGAAACGCAGCGAAGGCGTCCTCGGCCCGCTGTTCGGCTTGCTCGACGGAGAGCTTGTCCGGTGCACCGCCTGCCTTCTCGACGACGTGAACGACAGTCACGCGGTCGCACTCGTACCCACCGAGGATCGCTGCCGTGGCGCGTGCATCTTCTTCGTTCGCGACCGGGACGAGCAGATGGTCCGTGATCGAAGTCGGCATATCGTTAGTCCTCACCCGATTCCTCGGTTTGTTCACTCCCGCAATGCGGACAGACCGCCGTGTCGCCAACGATCGTTCCGCCACAGGAATCACACCGGGCCTGCTCCGAATCGTGGACGTCGCCCAAAAACCGCCACTCCAGGGTTTCCTCCCCATCGGGATGCGGTGTCCGCTGAACGTGGTACATGGAAGTCACGTGCGTTGCCGCGCCGTCTCCATCCGGATCGTCTGGATGCTTACGAACGATTGCGTAGGCGCCGTGATTTTCGATCTCGAGTACGTCGCCACTGGCAGTCGCTCTGATTTCGTCTTCGAGCGGGGTCCGAATCGATTCGATGCGCCGCTGTGCATAGGAGACCACTGCTTTCAACTCGGATATCTCGAGGCCGTCGAGCCGTTCGATCAGGGCGTCTGAAAGCTGGTCTGATGGATTCGGTGCCTCCCCTGATTCAGTCATCTTACGCCTCCGTATCGGAACCGCCCCTCGGCGAGTTGGTCGTCGTACGTTCGCTACGTACCTCTTGGAACGGTCGAACAGACGGCACTCCGCTGTCAGTCGCTCGGATTCGGATGTGCGTGCGCGCCAGAACTGGGGGCGGCGTCGAGACGGATGGCGGTACGGGCATGGAGGGACAGATGGAACGGAATGATAAAAATACCTAGGGTCTGCGAACGATAGCGAACTTATAGAGAGAAGAATTTTCTAATCGTTTTTTCCAATCGTTCTGGCGTCTCACTGCCCTGAACCGGTGAAGCACGGTTCACGTATTCGCCTGTATGCCGGCGATCGGGCCTCGCTGCAAACAGATGCGTGATCAAAACATCAATACTACCGGAGGACCATCTCCGTCGTATAAATATGAGCCTTGAGATCGATTCGATCGACGAACGTATCCTCTACTATCTGGCACAAGAGGCTCGACACACGTCCGCGCCCGACATCGCCGAGAACGTCGACGTCTCACCGCCGACGGTGCGAAATCGGATCCGCCGACTCGAGGAGGAAGGGGTCATCCGGGGCTATCACGCCAACATCGACTATCAGAAGGTCGGTGGACGACTGACGAACCACTACGTCTGTAGTACTGGGAATCGCGACCGGCAGGAAATGGCGCAGCGAGTGCTCGACATTCCCGGAGTCATCAACGTCAGAGAGATCATGTCCGGCAAGGGGGATCTCCGAATTTCGGTGGTGGGGTCCGATACGCAGGACCTCACGCGGATCGCGCAGGACATCACCGCGCTCGACATCGAGATCGACGACGAAGACCTCGTTCACCGAGAGTATCTCCGCCCGTTCGCCCCGTTTGGGCCACGCGACGCGGACCTGGTTTCGCCCGTGACCGGCGTCGCCGGTCTCGCTGGAGACGCCGACGTCGTCGAGGTGCTCGTTCGAGAGAGCGCACCCATCGCCGGTCGAACGCTGCAGGAAGCGAACGAACGCGATATCGTGCCGCCGGACGTGTTGGTCGTCCGGATCAATAGAGACGACGACTCGATCACGCCAACGGGGGAGACGGCAATCAGAGAAGGCGATTTCGTCACGATTCACTCGCGGACGGGCGTGACCGACGCAACGCTCGAAGCGTTCACCGGCCACTCTTCGGACGCAGAATAGCCGGTTCGGTCGCGACCGTGGCAGGCGAGGCGACGGGAGTCGAGACGGCGATCGACGTATCGAGGCTGACGGGACCGATTCGGGAAACGCGGCGCGAGTCCCAGGGGATCAGACCGGGGCCGGATCGAAGCGGGCCGATGGCCAACCCGAGCGAACGCCCGGGTGGCGAGACGCGTCAGTCGGCTGGGCTCGTCCGTCCTCGTGCGGACACGCCGAGAGGGCCCGGCACCGACAGGTCGACGCGCCGGAGCAACTGGGCGTTGATCGCGACGATCACGGTAGAAAGCGACATCAACACCGCACCGACCGCGGGCGAGAGCACGACGCCGATCGGCGCCAGGACGCCCGCTGCAAGTGGGATCGCGAAGACGTTGTAGCCGGCCGCCCAGACGATGTTCTCCTGCATCTTCCGGTAGCTGGCCTTGCTCAGCTTCACGAGCCGGACGACGTCCATCGGATTGTTCTGGACGAGGATCACGTCGGCCGACTGGACGGCGACGTCGGTGCCGCTCCCGATGGCGATGCCGACGTCGGCCCGCGTCAGTGCCGGCGCGTCGTTGACGCCGTCGCCGACCATCCCGACGCGATTGCCCTGGTCCTGGAGCTCCTGGATCTTCACGTCCTTGTCCTCGGGCAGTACCTCGGCGAACACGGTGTCGATGCCCAGTTCGTCCGCCACCGCATCGGCCACGTCCCGTGAATCGCCGGTCAGCATCGCGACCTCGATGCCCAGTTCGTGGAGCGCGTCGACGACAGCGTAGCTCTCCTCTCGGATCACGTCCGCCATCGCGAACGCGGCGAGCAGCTCGCCCTCGCGGCTCGCGGGGCCGTCGTCCCCGCTCCCTCCCTCCGGGACCTCCATTCGCTCGGCCCCGCGGACGAGATAGACCACTGTCTGGGCGTTCTCGCCGGCTTCGTCGGCGAACGACTGCAGTTCCGGCAGTACGCCGCTCTCGAGCTGGTGCAGCAGGTTCGGACCGCCGACGTAGAGCTCCTCACCACCGACGAGTGCGCGAACGCCCCGTCCCTTGATCGCCTCGAACGCCCTCGATTCGGGCACGTCGACGCCTCGCTCGCTGGCCGCCTCGCGAATCGCGCGGGCGATCACGTGCTCGGAGTCGCCCTCGACCGCGGCCGCGAGCGCCAGCGCCTCGTCAGCGTCGACGCCCTCGACGGTCGCCGTCCCGACGACGCCGTGTTCGCCCTCGGTGAGGGTCCCGGTCTTGTCGAAGACGATCGAATCGAGGTTCCTGGCGTCCTCCATCGCGATGCGATCCCGGATGAGCATCCCATTGCGTGCGGCCAGGGACGTGTTGATAGCGACGACGAGCGGGATCGCCAGCCCCAGCGCGTGCGGGCAGGCGATGACGAGCACCGTCACGACGCGTGCGATCACCTCGGCGTCGAACGTGACGGCGACCGTCCAGGCCACGCCGGTCACGGCCGCGGCCGCGACGGCGACGTAGAACAGCCAGCCAGCCGCCCGGTCGGCGAGCACCTGGGTCCTGGACTTGCTCTGCTGGGCCGACTCGACGAGGCGCATGATCCCCGCGAGGGTCGTGTCCTCGCCGATCGCGTCGACGCGAACGCGGAGGCTTCCGTCGCCGTTGACGGTGCCGCCGATGACCTCGTCGCCGGGCGTCTTCGAGACCGGCCTCGACTCGCCGGTGATCATCGCCTCGTTCACGTCGGAGTCGCCCTCCTCGACGACCCCGTCGGCGGGAACGCTCGCCCCGGGCCGCACCAGCACGAGGTCGCCTTCGGAGAGCTGGTGGACCGGGACCTCCTCGGTCTCCCCCGACTCGACGATGCGCTCGGCCGTGTCGGGCATGAGTTTGGCGAGTTCGTCGAGGGCGCTGGAAGCCCGCCGGACCGACCGCATCTCGATCCAGTGGCCCAGTAGCATGACGTCGATCAGGGTCACCAGCTCCCAGAAGAAGGGCTCGCCCCAATCGACGGCCACCGTCGCCAGACTGTAGACGAACGCGACGGAGATCGCCATCGAGATGAGCGTCATCATGCCGGGTGCGCGATCGCGGAGCTCCGGGACTGCCATCCGGAGGAAGGGTACCCCGCCGACGGCGAAGACGATCACCGAGAAGACGGGGGAGATCCACTCGCTCCCCGGGAACGCTGGCGCGGAGAACCCCAGCCACCCCTGGAGCGTTTCGCTATAGAGCAACACTGGGATCGAGAGCAGCGTCGCGACGAAGAAGCGACGACGAAACAGCTGCTCGTGGCCCTCGTGCATCCCGCCGTGGCCTCCGTGATCGCCGGCGTCTCCGTGGCTGCCGCGGTCTCCATGACCACCGTCACCGCCTGGGCCGCCCTGGTCGTGCTGCCCCTGCCGACCTGCTCCCGCGTGGCGCGCCTGGTTTTCGAGCATCGACTGCTCGCGAGGCGTATCCTCGGCCGGTTCGCCTGCACCGTGCCGGGAGTGGTCCTGCGACGG from Salinarchaeum sp. Harcht-Bsk1 includes these protein-coding regions:
- a CDS encoding heavy metal translocating P-type ATPase; its protein translation is MDDHERESAVGPSQDHSRHGAGEPAEDTPREQSMLENQARHAGAGRQGQHDQGGPGGDGGHGDRGSHGDAGDHGGHGGMHEGHEQLFRRRFFVATLLSIPVLLYSETLQGWLGFSAPAFPGSEWISPVFSVIVFAVGGVPFLRMAVPELRDRAPGMMTLISMAISVAFVYSLATVAVDWGEPFFWELVTLIDVMLLGHWIEMRSVRRASSALDELAKLMPDTAERIVESGETEEVPVHQLSEGDLVLVRPGASVPADGVVEEGDSDVNEAMITGESRPVSKTPGDEVIGGTVNGDGSLRVRVDAIGEDTTLAGIMRLVESAQQSKSRTQVLADRAAGWLFYVAVAAAAVTGVAWTVAVTFDAEVIARVVTVLVIACPHALGLAIPLVVAINTSLAARNGMLIRDRIAMEDARNLDSIVFDKTGTLTEGEHGVVGTATVEGVDADEALALAAAVEGDSEHVIARAIREAASERGVDVPESRAFEAIKGRGVRALVGGEELYVGGPNLLHQLESGVLPELQSFADEAGENAQTVVYLVRGAERMEVPEGGSGDDGPASREGELLAAFAMADVIREESYAVVDALHELGIEVAMLTGDSRDVADAVADELGIDTVFAEVLPEDKDVKIQELQDQGNRVGMVGDGVNDAPALTRADVGIAIGSGTDVAVQSADVILVQNNPMDVVRLVKLSKASYRKMQENIVWAAGYNVFAIPLAAGVLAPIGVVLSPAVGAVLMSLSTVIVAINAQLLRRVDLSVPGPLGVSARGRTSPAD